The segment TACATTCAATACAACCAATTTCTGCACTACGGCATACGACATTAATATACTCTATTTGCTCCCTTTGGGAAAAATATTTATGCAGGGTAAATAAATTACAAATATCCGGGTTGCCGGTGTCCGTGCGTCTCTTTCTGTTTTCATCAGTTACTGCTGTTGACAGTTTCTTCCATATGGATTCAGGGTTTTCTACAAGTGATATATAATTTCCAAGACTTTTGCTCATCTTCGCCTTGCCGTCGAGTCCCATTATCCGCGGGGCTTCGGAAAGGATTTCCTTCGGTTCCGGGAAAATCTCTCCGTATCGCATATTGAATTTTCTCGTAATCTCCCTTGCAAGTTCAATATGCTGGACCTGATCTTCACCTATCGGCACTGCAACACTTTTATAAAGCAATATATCAGCAGCCTGCAGGACAGGATAATTAAACAATCCTGCGTTAATATTTTCTGCATGCTGCCTTGCCTTATCTTTAAACTGGGTCATACGTTCCAGATGACCAATTGGGGTTACGGTATTTAATATCCATGCAAGCTCGGTATGTTCCGGTACGTAGGATTGTACAAAAACAGAGCATCGGTCCGGATCCAAACCTGCCGCAATATTGACAGCCGCCGCATTGAGGATTCTTTTTTGCATATCCTTTGTATTGTATTCAACGGTTATCGCATGATAATCCACAATACAAAAAATACAATCATACTGGTCAATGAGCCTTACCCAATTTCTGATAGCCCCTAAATAATTACCAATATGCACATCACCGCTGGGCTGAATACCGCTAAATAAACGCTTTCTCATGAAACTATCCTTATTTATTCCTCACAGAATTCACAGGTTTTTCTTCGTGAACCTTGTTTGCTTCGTAGTTAAAAACCTTTGGTTGTGGCTACTCCACGCTGTAAAATCTTTGGTTTCACTTTATAGAATCTTCGGCAGCATATTCTTTATCCTTCGTGCCGCTTCCCGGGTATTTTTTATACCAGGCACCAGGGCAAAACGTACGTAACCTTCACCTGGATTTAGACCGTCTGCCGTCATGTCACTGATCC is part of the Candidatus Jettenia sp. AMX2 genome and harbors:
- the trpS gene encoding tryptophan--tRNA ligase, with amino-acid sequence MRKRLFSGIQPSGDVHIGNYLGAIRNWVRLIDQYDCIFCIVDYHAITVEYNTKDMQKRILNAAAVNIAAGLDPDRCSVFVQSYVPEHTELAWILNTVTPIGHLERMTQFKDKARQHAENINAGLFNYPVLQAADILLYKSVAVPIGEDQVQHIELAREITRKFNMRYGEIFPEPKEILSEAPRIMGLDGKAKMSKSLGNYISLVENPESIWKKLSTAVTDENRKRRTDTGNPDICNLFTLHKYFSQREQIEYINVVCRSAEIGCIECKKILSENMIKELIPIRLRYEQLIKDPDYLSDILNAGAKKCKKIAEVTMEEVRRQMGLI